The Sphaerospermopsis torques-reginae ITEP-024 genome has a window encoding:
- a CDS encoding tetratricopeptide repeat protein, whose translation MILRRYFIACGFMSFLAVGCGDLAISSTEYTKQVVQENNVAQLIAEVQDSQKAEELFIQGNNFLDSSRYKEALVFYNQAIEVKKDSVETWVNRGNALIALHRYDEALESYDKAIAIRPNKNEAWYNRGNALSALRRYEEAVKSYDEAIVIEPDKFEAWINRGIALTKLRRYKEGLASYNEAISINPNSHQAYYNKACNYALQNKPDLAIEYLVKAMQMQPEKYQKLAQNDTDFDKIREKKEFQELLK comes from the coding sequence ATGATATTGAGGCGATACTTTATTGCCTGTGGATTCATGAGTTTTTTGGCTGTTGGTTGTGGTGATTTGGCAATATCATCAACAGAATATACCAAACAAGTTGTACAAGAAAACAATGTTGCTCAACTCATAGCAGAAGTACAAGATAGTCAAAAAGCGGAAGAATTATTCATTCAAGGCAATAATTTTTTAGATAGCAGTCGCTACAAAGAAGCTCTGGTTTTTTATAATCAAGCAATTGAAGTTAAAAAAGACAGCGTAGAAACATGGGTGAATCGAGGTAATGCCCTGATAGCTTTACATCGGTATGACGAGGCTTTAGAATCCTATGATAAAGCGATCGCCATTCGTCCGAATAAAAATGAAGCTTGGTATAATCGGGGTAATGCTTTATCAGCTTTACGGCGTTATGAAGAAGCCGTAAAATCCTACGATGAAGCTATAGTTATTGAACCAGATAAATTTGAAGCTTGGATCAACAGAGGAATTGCACTAACAAAATTACGCAGGTACAAAGAAGGTTTGGCATCTTATAATGAAGCTATCAGTATCAACCCAAATTCCCACCAAGCATATTACAATAAAGCTTGTAATTATGCCTTACAAAATAAACCAGACTTAGCAATTGAGTACCTAGTAAAAGCTATGCAAATGCAACCTGAAAAATACCAAAAATTAGCCCAAAATGACACAGATTTTGATAAAATCAGGGAGAAAAAGGAATTTCAGGAATTATTAAAATGA
- a CDS encoding protochlorophyllide reductase: MEQQHKSTVIITGASSGVGLYAAKALADRGWHVIMACRNLEKTQTAAQTVGIPKDSYTIIHIDLGSLDSVRKFVQDFRATGRSLDALVCNAAIYMPLIKEPLYSPDGYELSVATNHLGHFLLCNLMLEDLKKASTSEPRLVILGTVTHNPNELGGKIPPRPDLGDLKGFEAGFKAPYTMIDGKKFEPVKAYKDSKVCNVLTMRELHRRYHDSTGITFSSLYPGCVATTALFRNHYPLFQKLFPVFQKYITGGFVSEELAGERVADVVADPAYNQSGIYWSWGNRQKKDGKSFVQKVSNEASDDAKAEKMWDLSAKLVGLP; this comes from the coding sequence ATGGAACAACAGCATAAATCAACGGTTATAATCACAGGCGCTTCCTCTGGTGTGGGTTTGTACGCAGCTAAGGCTCTAGCTGACAGAGGTTGGCACGTTATTATGGCTTGTCGCAACCTGGAAAAAACCCAAACAGCAGCCCAAACAGTGGGAATCCCTAAAGACAGCTACACTATTATACACATAGATTTAGGCTCTTTAGATAGTGTAAGAAAATTTGTTCAGGATTTTAGAGCTACGGGCAGATCATTAGATGCTTTGGTGTGCAACGCTGCTATCTATATGCCTTTGATTAAAGAGCCTTTATATAGCCCTGATGGATATGAGTTAAGTGTGGCTACTAACCATCTTGGCCATTTCCTGCTGTGTAACTTGATGTTGGAGGATCTAAAGAAAGCTTCCACTTCTGAACCCAGACTAGTGATTTTAGGAACAGTTACACACAACCCCAACGAGTTAGGCGGCAAAATTCCCCCTCGTCCCGATTTGGGAGATTTAAAAGGTTTTGAAGCTGGATTTAAAGCTCCCTATACCATGATAGACGGTAAGAAATTTGAACCGGTTAAGGCTTACAAAGACAGTAAAGTTTGTAACGTTTTGACTATGAGAGAATTACACAGACGTTATCATGATTCAACGGGTATTACTTTTAGTTCCCTGTATCCCGGTTGCGTGGCTACCACTGCCTTATTCCGTAACCATTATCCCTTGTTCCAGAAACTCTTCCCTGTGTTCCAAAAATACATTACTGGGGGGTTTGTTTCCGAAGAATTAGCTGGTGAAAGAGTAGCTGATGTAGTAGCAGATCCAGCTTACAATCAATCTGGAATTTATTGGAGTTGGGGAAATAGACAGAAAAAAGATGGCAAGTCCTTTGTTCAGAAAGTTTCCAATGAAGCCAGCGATGATGCTAAAGCTGAAAAAATGTGGGACCTCAGCGCCAAGTTGGTAGGACTACCTTAA
- a CDS encoding pentapeptide repeat-containing protein, with protein MPEPIPEHNLEPDDFDSASENELTAEGLAAQQALAAISSLQSPQNTNALKRATSGFREHYHSQVAVKPRALIFTLLAIALTFIGIAINNSFLGILGTFATLVLSIAMLFPLLQDVIKEWFSPEDRTLLLAFIGLLVGIIGFFKFSGLGYHLLRWGKKINWEASGTLAEWFGALGQILIAIIAVYVAWRQYVISKDLTIQQNLLTVQQNIITQQQTIDSYFQGISDLVLDEEGLLEDWPQERAIAEGRTAAIFSSVDGSGKAKILRFLSRSKLLTPLKRDRRLGRAILDGSGGYAEDRIEGVRVIDLGVMLAGADLSYTDLRWTDLSEANLVRANLSGCDLVKANLARTILYEANLSNADLNSVRLFYGSLEKASPRSRTHPPDYETGEYTGAVVENADFSNVQRMSEPVRRYCCAWCGEKSRKTIPGGCEGISNKLGK; from the coding sequence ATGCCAGAACCCATTCCAGAACACAATTTAGAACCAGATGATTTTGATAGTGCTAGTGAAAATGAACTCACAGCAGAAGGTTTAGCTGCACAACAAGCTTTAGCAGCTATTTCTTCTTTACAATCTCCCCAAAATACCAATGCCCTCAAAAGAGCAACATCTGGGTTTAGAGAACATTATCACAGTCAAGTTGCTGTTAAACCTAGAGCTTTAATTTTTACTTTATTAGCGATCGCCCTAACTTTTATTGGTATTGCTATTAATAACTCATTCCTGGGTATTTTGGGAACTTTCGCAACTTTGGTTTTATCCATAGCCATGCTATTTCCTTTGTTGCAAGATGTGATCAAAGAATGGTTTTCTCCAGAAGATAGAACATTATTATTAGCTTTTATAGGTTTATTGGTAGGTATTATTGGCTTCTTTAAATTTAGCGGCTTAGGTTATCATCTCTTACGTTGGGGCAAAAAAATTAACTGGGAAGCTTCAGGAACTTTAGCAGAATGGTTTGGTGCTTTAGGACAAATTTTGATAGCTATTATTGCCGTTTATGTAGCTTGGCGACAATATGTAATTTCTAAAGATTTAACTATTCAACAAAACTTGCTTACAGTTCAACAAAATATTATTACTCAACAACAAACCATAGATTCTTATTTTCAAGGAATTTCTGATTTAGTATTAGATGAAGAAGGATTATTAGAAGACTGGCCGCAGGAAAGAGCCATAGCAGAAGGACGAACTGCTGCAATTTTTAGTAGTGTAGATGGCAGTGGTAAAGCCAAAATTCTCCGCTTTCTTTCCCGTTCCAAACTGTTAACACCATTAAAACGCGATCGCCGTTTAGGTAGAGCCATTCTCGATGGTAGCGGTGGCTACGCCGAAGACAGAATAGAAGGTGTACGGGTAATAGATTTAGGTGTAATGTTAGCAGGTGCAGACCTTTCTTACACAGATTTACGGTGGACTGACTTGAGTGAAGCTAACCTAGTGCGTGCTAACCTTAGTGGTTGTGATTTAGTCAAAGCCAACCTTGCCCGCACGATTTTATATGAAGCAAATTTGAGTAATGCCGATTTAAACAGTGTCCGGTTATTTTATGGTTCATTAGAAAAAGCCTCACCCCGCAGTCGCACCCACCCACCCGACTATGAAACCGGAGAATACACCGGTGCAGTAGTAGAAAATGCCGATTTTAGCAACGTACAAAGAATGTCAGAACCCGTGCGTCGTTACTGCTGTGCTTGGTGCGGAGAAAAAAGCAGAAAAACCATTCCCGGTGGTTGTGAAGGTATTTCCAACAAGTTGGGAAAATAA
- a CDS encoding carboxymuconolactone decarboxylase family protein yields the protein MTNLIEYKDANPEVRAVYDDIRATRQTEYINNFWKALANHPPTLRRTWESLKEIMAGPGEIDPLMRELIYIAVSVTNNCEYCIASHTAAAKNKGMTDTMFGELMAIVGAANMTNRFANGYKIPVDEIFKQQ from the coding sequence ATGACTAACCTAATCGAATACAAAGATGCTAACCCAGAAGTACGCGCAGTTTACGACGATATACGCGCTACAAGGCAAACTGAATATATCAATAATTTCTGGAAAGCTTTAGCTAATCATCCTCCAACTTTACGCCGTACTTGGGAAAGTCTCAAGGAAATTATGGCGGGTCCTGGGGAAATTGATCCACTGATGAGAGAATTAATTTACATTGCTGTGAGTGTGACTAATAACTGTGAATATTGTATTGCATCACATACCGCAGCCGCAAAAAATAAGGGGATGACTGATACGATGTTTGGGGAATTGATGGCTATTGTTGGTGCTGCAAATATGACTAATAGGTTTGCAAATGGTTATAAAATTCCTGTGGATGAAATCTTTAAACAGCAGTAA
- a CDS encoding zinc-binding dehydrogenase, giving the protein MNNKIRAVVVDPNIPGRLALGEVNAPTPATNEAIIKVASISLNRGEIRRASTAQAGWRPGWDLAGTVETPAADGSGPAQGARVVGFLPSGAWGEIVAVPTHSLAELPRFVSFAQAATLPIAGLTAYHIMKKGGFLLNQPVLITGSSGGVGNFAIQLARLSGAKVTAHLRTSKYEPIVKEAGSHHIVIGEDISPAQQYGPYHLIIDSVGGDVLGKALGFLGINGQAVVFGTTAGREVTFNAGNLYALGGASIYGLIVFHELKQEPASVGLKWLVELVESGQLRPHIDIEAPWTEIADIAQKLVDRRFPGKAVLHIS; this is encoded by the coding sequence ATGAACAACAAAATTCGTGCTGTCGTCGTTGATCCCAATATACCAGGACGCTTGGCCTTGGGTGAGGTGAATGCACCCACACCCGCAACAAACGAAGCCATAATTAAAGTTGCCTCAATTTCACTCAATCGCGGCGAGATCAGACGCGCTTCTACTGCCCAAGCAGGTTGGCGGCCTGGTTGGGACCTCGCCGGTACTGTAGAAACACCCGCCGCAGACGGTTCAGGACCAGCACAAGGAGCGCGGGTAGTGGGTTTTCTCCCGTCTGGTGCTTGGGGTGAAATAGTTGCAGTACCTACCCACTCTCTCGCAGAACTCCCCCGCTTTGTATCATTTGCTCAAGCTGCCACATTACCCATAGCAGGTTTAACAGCCTATCATATCATGAAAAAAGGCGGTTTTCTCCTCAATCAACCTGTGTTAATTACGGGGTCTTCTGGTGGTGTTGGTAACTTTGCTATTCAATTAGCACGGTTAAGCGGTGCAAAGGTTACAGCCCATTTACGTACTTCTAAATATGAACCAATAGTCAAAGAAGCAGGATCTCATCACATTGTTATTGGTGAAGATATATCACCTGCTCAACAATATGGACCATATCATTTAATAATAGATTCTGTAGGCGGTGATGTTCTCGGTAAAGCGTTAGGTTTCTTAGGTATAAATGGTCAAGCAGTAGTATTTGGAACTACTGCCGGAAGAGAAGTAACTTTTAATGCAGGTAATCTCTATGCTCTTGGTGGTGCGAGTATTTACGGTTTAATAGTCTTCCATGAACTCAAGCAAGAACCAGCTTCTGTAGGGTTAAAATGGTTAGTGGAATTAGTAGAATCAGGACAATTACGCCCTCATATTGACATAGAAGCCCCTTGGACAGAAATTGCTGATATAGCTCAAAAACTGGTAGATAGACGTTTTCCAGGAAAAGCAGTTTTACACATTTCCTAA
- the nadC gene encoding carboxylating nicotinate-nucleotide diphosphorylase, whose amino-acid sequence MKSSVAVLPPFLVLDQLLQSWLMEDIGRGDRTTQSLLSQNSTIRQARWVAKAPGIIAGLPIAARVFQLLNHQVRFVAVKSEGARCEAGDVVAEIQGSLDALLMGERVALNLAMRLSGIATLTNIYVEKIADLPAMFVDTRKTTPGLRILEKYASAVGGAINHRMGLDDAVMIKDNHIAAVGGIGEAITSIRSQIPYPLTIEVETESLEQVQEALKYQADIIMLDNMPLTMMTEAVQLIREQDSRVKIEASGNVSLETIRAVAETGVDYISSSAPITQSRWLDLSMKMI is encoded by the coding sequence ATGAAGAGTTCTGTGGCTGTATTACCACCATTTTTGGTGCTGGATCAATTGTTGCAAAGTTGGTTAATGGAGGATATTGGGAGGGGCGATCGCACAACTCAATCTCTTTTATCCCAAAATTCAACTATCAGACAAGCGAGGTGGGTAGCAAAAGCCCCAGGAATCATTGCAGGTTTACCGATCGCAGCCAGGGTGTTTCAGTTATTAAATCATCAAGTCAGGTTTGTAGCTGTCAAGTCTGAGGGTGCAAGGTGTGAAGCGGGAGATGTGGTAGCGGAAATTCAGGGTTCATTAGATGCGCTGTTGATGGGTGAACGGGTGGCGTTAAATTTGGCGATGCGGTTAAGTGGAATTGCAACGTTAACTAATATATATGTGGAGAAAATAGCAGATTTACCTGCAATGTTTGTGGATACGCGCAAAACTACACCAGGTTTGAGAATTTTGGAAAAGTACGCTTCTGCTGTCGGGGGGGCAATTAATCACCGCATGGGGTTAGATGATGCAGTGATGATTAAGGATAATCATATTGCGGCGGTTGGGGGTATTGGAGAAGCCATTACCAGTATTCGTTCTCAAATACCTTATCCTCTGACTATTGAAGTGGAAACAGAAAGTTTAGAACAGGTGCAAGAAGCGTTAAAGTATCAAGCCGATATTATTATGTTGGATAATATGCCTTTAACAATGATGACTGAGGCTGTGCAGTTAATTCGTGAACAGGATAGCCGAGTGAAAATTGAAGCATCGGGAAATGTCAGTTTAGAAACTATTCGCGCAGTAGCAGAAACAGGTGTTGATTATATTTCTAGTAGTGCGCCAATTACTCAATCAAGGTGGTTGGATTTAAGTATGAAAATGATTTAA
- the mnmE gene encoding tRNA uridine-5-carboxymethylaminomethyl(34) synthesis GTPase MnmE, producing MSELLTHTGTIAAIATAVVPQQGSVGIVRVSGDQALAIAQTLFYAPGKQVWESHRILYGFIRQPQTKQIIDEALLLIMKAPRSFTREDVVEFHCHGGIMAVQQVLQLCLENGARLAQPGEFTLRAFLNGRLDLTQAESIADLVGAKSPQAVQTALAGLRGKLAQPIRNLRDQCLDILAEIEARIDFEEDLPPLDEQRIIHEIDQISLAINQLLATKDKGELLRTGLKVAIVGRPNVGKSSLLNAWSQSDRAIVTDLPGTTRDVVESQLVVGGIPVQVLDTAGIRETADQVEKIGVERSRQAANNADLVLFTIDGSVGWTDADQEIYEQVKHRPLILVINKIDLISETEKETLKSRIQNPKSKIETAAAKNQGIDDLEAAILESVEVGNVEAANMDLAINQRQAAALTKAKIDLVQVQETIKNQLPLDFWTIDLRGAIYALGEITGEEVTESVLDRIFSRFCIGK from the coding sequence ATGTCTGAATTATTAACTCATACTGGAACGATCGCTGCTATTGCTACTGCTGTTGTCCCCCAACAAGGTAGTGTAGGTATTGTGCGGGTTTCTGGTGATCAAGCATTGGCGATCGCCCAAACTCTATTTTATGCACCAGGAAAGCAGGTGTGGGAAAGTCACCGCATCCTTTATGGTTTTATCCGTCAACCCCAAACAAAGCAAATTATTGATGAAGCTTTATTATTGATCATGAAAGCTCCCCGTTCTTTTACCCGTGAAGATGTGGTAGAGTTCCATTGTCACGGGGGAATTATGGCCGTGCAACAAGTATTGCAACTATGTTTAGAAAATGGTGCAAGGTTAGCGCAACCAGGAGAATTTACATTAAGAGCGTTTTTAAATGGTAGATTAGATTTAACCCAAGCGGAAAGTATTGCAGATTTAGTTGGTGCAAAATCTCCCCAAGCTGTACAAACAGCTTTAGCAGGGTTACGGGGAAAATTAGCGCAACCGATTAGAAATTTACGCGATCAATGTTTAGATATTTTAGCAGAAATTGAAGCCAGAATTGATTTTGAAGAAGATTTACCTCCTTTAGATGAACAAAGAATTATTCATGAAATTGATCAAATTAGTTTGGCAATTAATCAATTATTAGCGACAAAAGATAAAGGTGAATTATTAAGAACTGGGTTAAAAGTTGCTATTGTTGGTCGTCCGAATGTGGGAAAATCAAGTTTATTAAATGCTTGGAGTCAGAGCGATCGCGCTATTGTTACGGACTTACCTGGAACAACCCGTGATGTGGTAGAATCTCAGTTAGTTGTGGGGGGAATACCTGTACAGGTTTTGGATACTGCGGGTATTAGAGAAACAGCAGATCAGGTAGAGAAAATAGGGGTAGAGCGATCGCGTCAAGCTGCTAATAATGCTGATTTAGTGTTATTTACTATTGATGGTTCTGTGGGTTGGACAGATGCAGATCAGGAAATTTATGAACAAGTAAAACATCGTCCTTTGATATTAGTAATTAATAAAATTGATTTAATTTCAGAAACAGAAAAAGAAACTCTGAAATCTAGAATCCAAAATCCAAAATCTAAAATTGAAACTGCTGCTGCAAAAAATCAGGGTATTGATGATTTGGAAGCTGCGATTTTGGAAAGTGTGGAAGTTGGAAATGTGGAAGCTGCTAATATGGATTTAGCTATTAATCAAAGACAAGCAGCAGCTTTAACAAAAGCGAAGATTGATTTAGTACAGGTGCAAGAAACTATTAAAAATCAATTACCGTTAGATTTTTGGACTATTGATTTACGAGGTGCGATTTATGCGTTGGGAGAAATAACGGGTGAGGAGGTGACGGAATCGGTTTTAGATCGGATTTTTAGTAGATTTTGTATTGGTAAGTAA
- a CDS encoding HEPN domain-containing protein: MNKEQEFLVQKAQDSLRAAKILASENLADFAASRAYYAMFYIAEAFLVGENLSFSKHSAVISKFGELFARTGKIDPKFHRYLIDAEQIRLKGDYDRSERLSPEDAKLLIERSEEFLELVDYL, from the coding sequence ATGAACAAAGAACAAGAATTTCTAGTGCAAAAAGCCCAAGATAGTCTACGTGCAGCTAAAATTTTAGCAAGTGAAAATCTCGCTGATTTTGCTGCTTCCCGTGCTTATTATGCTATGTTTTATATAGCTGAAGCATTTCTAGTAGGTGAAAATCTCAGTTTTAGTAAACACTCTGCTGTAATTAGTAAATTTGGGGAACTTTTTGCGCGAACTGGTAAAATAGATCCTAAATTTCATCGTTATCTAATTGATGCAGAACAAATCCGGTTAAAGGGAGATTATGATCGTTCTGAACGTTTAAGTCCTGAAGATGCAAAATTACTAATTGAAAGATCGGAAGAGTTTTTAGAATTAGTAGACTATTTATAA
- a CDS encoding nucleotidyltransferase domain-containing protein: protein MRHPKLKEIMQELCNNLIETYGDQLIAVILFGSQARGDATSESDFDVLIILKDLVQATKEIEKIGFFLSPLCLKYSVVISNLFYSLSRFEKEQTILIQNIKKEGIYFYEQRTRISSAKSPR from the coding sequence ATGAGACATCCAAAACTAAAAGAAATTATGCAAGAATTATGCAATAACTTGATCGAAACTTATGGAGATCAGTTAATTGCAGTCATTCTTTTTGGTTCTCAAGCGCGTGGTGATGCTACTTCTGAATCAGATTTTGATGTTTTAATTATACTTAAAGATTTAGTGCAAGCAACCAAAGAAATTGAAAAAATCGGCTTTTTTCTTAGTCCCCTTTGTTTAAAATATAGTGTAGTAATTTCTAACCTGTTTTACTCCCTCAGTCGTTTTGAGAAAGAACAAACAATACTAATACAAAATATTAAAAAAGAAGGTATTTATTTTTATGAACAAAGAACAAGAATTTCTAGTGCAAAAAGCCCAAGATAG
- a CDS encoding serine/threonine-protein kinase, whose product MLQPGKALKQRPQYIIETEIGVGGFGVTYKAKHQDLNFPVVIKTPNSRLCRDANYPKFVEGFRKEGRRLADITQFHHPNIVRIIDFFEEDNLPCLVMDFVKGENLYHLVQDKGILSESTAINYIKQIADALSLCHENGIIHRDAHPGNMILRENSNTVVLIDFGLAGNVNSQSINQAANMAFAPWEQMLETEKSASIDVYTLAASLFYLVTGDTPTPCLTRKMLNNDLIEPKRINSRISDKLNQAIVKGLELEPKNRPQSMKEWVGLFPGLSDDVNVNERPLKSSYGMDYSNLEKYLKSLNWKEADEETRRVMLAVAKRKAEAWLRVEDIDNFPCADLRTIDQLWLKYSDGKFGFSVQKRIYQGLGGTRSYYEKIWEKFGDTVGWRKGGRWLCYNDITFNIKAPEGHLPGHLPGVGWRWGWGVFGWIVGVLSRVKTCKL is encoded by the coding sequence ATGCTACAACCAGGAAAAGCATTAAAACAACGTCCCCAATACATCATAGAAACAGAAATTGGTGTTGGGGGTTTTGGTGTTACTTATAAAGCTAAACATCAAGATTTGAATTTTCCCGTTGTTATTAAAACTCCTAATAGTCGGTTGTGTAGAGATGCTAATTATCCTAAATTTGTGGAAGGTTTTCGCAAGGAAGGAAGAAGATTAGCCGATATTACACAATTTCATCATCCTAATATTGTCAGAATTATAGATTTTTTTGAAGAGGATAATTTACCTTGTTTGGTGATGGATTTTGTGAAGGGTGAAAATTTATATCATTTAGTACAAGATAAGGGTATTTTATCAGAATCAACTGCTATTAATTATATTAAACAAATTGCTGATGCTTTATCTCTTTGTCATGAAAATGGCATTATTCACCGGGACGCACATCCTGGTAATATGATATTAAGAGAAAATAGCAATACTGTAGTTTTAATAGATTTTGGTTTAGCAGGAAATGTGAATAGTCAAAGTATTAACCAAGCTGCTAATATGGCTTTTGCACCTTGGGAACAAATGTTAGAAACGGAAAAATCAGCAAGTATAGATGTTTATACTTTAGCTGCTTCTTTGTTTTATTTGGTGACTGGAGATACTCCCACACCTTGTTTAACAAGGAAGATGTTAAATAATGATTTAATAGAACCAAAAAGGATAAATTCAAGGATTAGTGATAAGTTAAATCAAGCGATTGTTAAGGGTTTAGAATTAGAACCTAAAAACCGTCCGCAAAGTATGAAGGAATGGGTGGGGTTATTTCCTGGTTTAAGTGATGATGTCAACGTAAATGAGCGACCATTAAAATCATCCTATGGGATGGATTATAGTAACTTAGAAAAGTACCTAAAATCACTCAATTGGAAAGAAGCAGATGAGGAAACGAGAAGGGTAATGTTAGCAGTTGCGAAACGCAAAGCTGAAGCTTGGTTAAGAGTAGAAGATATTGATAATTTTCCTTGTGCAGACCTCCGCACCATTGACCAGTTGTGGTTAAAATACAGTGATGGTAAATTTGGATTTTCTGTGCAGAAACGAATTTATCAAGGTTTAGGAGGAACGAGAAGTTATTATGAGAAAATCTGGGAGAAGTTCGGGGACACGGTAGGATGGAGAAAAGGAGGAAGGTGGTTGTGCTACAACGATATTACTTTTAATATAAAAGCACCAGAAGGCCACCTCCCTGGCCACCTCCCTGGGGTTGGGTGGAGGTGGGGTTGGGGGGTGTTTGGGTGGATTGTGGGGGTCTTATCTCGCGTCAAGACTTGTAAACTCTAA
- the purT gene encoding formate-dependent phosphoribosylglycinamide formyltransferase, with amino-acid sequence MKKLRQLPQKLMLLGSGELGKEFVIAAQRLGNYVIAVDRYANAPAMQVADCSEVISMLSAEDLEAVVTKHKPDFIIPEIEAIRTEKLQEFEQRGITVIPTAAATNYTMNRDRIRELAHKELGIRTAKYGYAVSLEELIAISEEIGFPNVVKPVMSSSGKGQSVVNDKTEVETAWKYAIENSRGDSQKVIVEEFINFEIEITLLTIKQWDAETIFCPPIGHRQERGDYQESWQPANISDDKILASQAIAKKVTDALGGAGIFGVEFFITKDEVIFSELSPRPHDTGMVTLISQNLNEFELHLRAILGLPIPNIEQLGYSASAVILASAKSDSIAFTGVADALAEKDVDIKLFGKPTAHPYRRMGVALAKGNDEKSAREKAKVAANKVKLV; translated from the coding sequence ATGAAAAAATTACGGCAACTACCCCAAAAATTAATGTTACTCGGTTCAGGAGAACTAGGTAAAGAATTTGTCATTGCTGCACAACGTTTAGGTAATTATGTAATCGCAGTTGACCGCTATGCAAATGCTCCCGCAATGCAGGTTGCTGACTGTTCAGAAGTCATTTCTATGCTCAGTGCAGAAGATTTAGAAGCAGTAGTTACTAAACACAAACCTGATTTTATTATCCCAGAAATCGAAGCCATTAGAACCGAAAAATTACAAGAATTTGAACAACGAGGAATTACAGTTATTCCCACCGCAGCAGCAACTAATTACACAATGAACCGTGATAGAATTAGGGAATTAGCACATAAAGAATTAGGAATCAGAACCGCTAAATATGGTTATGCAGTCAGCTTAGAAGAATTGATTGCTATTTCTGAAGAAATCGGATTTCCTAATGTTGTGAAACCCGTAATGTCCTCATCTGGAAAAGGTCAATCTGTAGTTAATGATAAAACAGAAGTAGAAACAGCTTGGAAGTATGCAATTGAAAATTCTAGAGGTGATAGTCAAAAAGTCATAGTTGAAGAATTTATCAATTTTGAAATTGAAATTACCTTACTTACCATTAAACAATGGGATGCAGAAACTATATTCTGTCCTCCTATTGGCCACAGACAAGAAAGAGGAGATTATCAAGAATCTTGGCAACCTGCAAATATTTCTGATGATAAAATATTAGCATCTCAAGCAATAGCTAAAAAAGTAACTGATGCTTTAGGAGGTGCGGGAATTTTCGGAGTTGAATTTTTCATTACCAAAGATGAAGTTATCTTTTCTGAACTTTCACCCCGTCCCCATGATACCGGAATGGTGACATTAATTTCCCAAAATTTAAACGAATTTGAATTACATCTGCGAGCAATTTTAGGTTTACCTATTCCTAACATTGAACAATTAGGATATTCTGCAAGTGCAGTAATTTTAGCTTCAGCAAAATCAGATTCCATTGCTTTTACTGGTGTTGCTGATGCGTTAGCAGAAAAGGATGTAGATATTAAGTTATTTGGTAAACCTACCGCACATCCTTACAGAAGAATGGGAGTAGCATTAGCAAAAGGAAATGATGAAAAATCAGCGAGAGAAAAAGCGAAAGTAGCCGCCAATAAAGTCAAATTAGTTTAA